A section of the Candidatus Methylomirabilis sp. genome encodes:
- the arsN2 gene encoding arsenic resistance N-acetyltransferase ArsN2, with product MRTEEEIKAAVRARYTQAVQEGSGCCGSSPSVTFQAAGYGVDELKDLPPQAVLSAFGCGNPLAFAGVEPGQTVLDIGSGAGIDCLLAAERVGPAGRVIGVDMTPEMLRRAEANAAAAGQTNVEFRLGEAERLPVTDASVDWIISNCVINLSPDKPAVFREIHRVLRPGGRLLISDVVAEGLPEPVRADLTAWSSCLAGAISEGQYVAGLAAAGFADVRVVSRLPYEAGQVAALAGAPEGACGCGAASGVRAEDLAGKVWSASFSARKPGGADGPTVRAAGAGDLPAILALLEEARLPTAGVAEHLGDFLVAEEAGTVVGGVGMERAGEVALFRSLVVRPDARHRGIGERLFRALEAVARARGVKRAYLLTETIEARCRAWEFTRVPRETVPAALRSSPELTGCCPASAALMAKDL from the coding sequence ATGAGGACTGAGGAGGAGATCAAGGCGGCAGTCCGGGCGCGCTACACGCAGGCGGTCCAGGAGGGGAGCGGATGCTGTGGTTCGTCCCCCTCGGTGACGTTCCAGGCGGCGGGGTACGGGGTGGACGAGCTGAAGGACCTGCCGCCGCAGGCCGTCCTGAGCGCCTTCGGCTGCGGCAACCCCCTGGCCTTCGCCGGCGTCGAGCCGGGGCAGACGGTCCTGGACATCGGCTCCGGGGCGGGGATCGACTGCCTGTTGGCGGCGGAGCGCGTGGGGCCTGCGGGGCGCGTCATCGGAGTGGACATGACCCCCGAGATGCTCCGGCGGGCCGAAGCGAACGCCGCCGCGGCGGGACAGACCAACGTGGAGTTCCGCCTGGGGGAGGCGGAGCGCCTGCCCGTGACGGATGCCTCGGTGGACTGGATTATCAGCAACTGCGTGATCAACCTCTCGCCCGACAAGCCCGCCGTCTTTCGGGAGATCCACCGGGTCCTGCGGCCTGGAGGCCGGCTCCTGATCTCAGACGTGGTCGCGGAGGGCTTGCCGGAGCCGGTGCGGGCGGATCTCACGGCCTGGTCGAGCTGCCTCGCGGGCGCGATCAGCGAGGGGCAGTACGTGGCCGGGCTCGCGGCGGCGGGCTTCGCGGACGTGCGGGTCGTCTCCCGCCTCCCCTACGAGGCCGGACAGGTCGCGGCCCTGGCGGGGGCGCCGGAGGGGGCGTGCGGATGCGGGGCGGCCTCCGGGGTTCGGGCGGAGGATCTCGCCGGCAAGGTCTGGAGTGCGAGCTTCTCCGCGCGCAAACCGGGCGGGGCGGACGGGCCCACGGTCCGGGCGGCCGGGGCGGGGGATCTGCCGGCCATTCTCGCCCTGCTCGAGGAGGCGCGCCTCCCGACGGCCGGCGTGGCGGAGCACCTCGGGGACTTCCTGGTGGCGGAGGAGGCCGGGACCGTGGTGGGGGGGGTGGGGATGGAGCGGGCCGGCGAGGTCGCCCTCTTCCGCTCGCTGGTCGTCCGGCCGGACGCGCGGCACCGGGGGATCGGCGAGCGCCTCTTCCGCGCGCTGGAGGCAGTTGCCCGGGCCAGGGGTGTCAAGCGGGCCTATCTCCTCACGGAGACGATCGAGGCCCGCTGCCGAGCCTGGGAGTTCACCCGGGTGCCGCGCGAGACGGTGCCCGCCGCCCTCCGCTCGTCGCCGGAGCTCACGGGGTGCTGCCCCGCCTCTGCGGCCCTGATGGCGAAGGACCTGTAA